One part of the Ziziphus jujuba cultivar Dongzao chromosome 2, ASM3175591v1 genome encodes these proteins:
- the LOC125422696 gene encoding putative receptor like protein 25 has product MSSNKFEGEISTLFGNLKSLRSLNLSNNMLTGCIPSSLGNLTELESLDLSQNNLSGEIPQQLKQLMFLASFNVSYNKLTGPIPQGNQFSAFESSSFEGNPGLCGDLLFKKCGDLEPSSLPPSAFEENDDLESMFKLDWKFVLVGFVSGLVVGVALGDMVIIRRHGWLVKMQCKRRRRRRYQRNLLLL; this is encoded by the coding sequence ATGTCAAGCAATAAATTTGAAGGAGAGATTTCTACACTTTTTGGGAATCTAAAGTCCCTTCGCTCCTTAAATCTCTCAAACAACATGCTCACTGGTTGCATCCCATCGTCGTTGGGGAATTTAACGGAACTTGAATCATTGGACCTTTCTCAAAACAATCTTTCCGGAGAGATTCCTCAACAGTTAAAGCAACTTATGTTCCTTGCAAGCTTCAATGTATCATACAACAAGCTTACAGGGCCTATACCTCAAGGGAACCAATTCAGTGCATTCGAGAGCAGTTCATTTGAGGGAAACCCAGGATTGTGTGGAGATCTATTGTTTAAGAAATGTGGTGATTTAGAGCCCTCGTCACTGCCTCCTTCAGCttttgaagaaaatgatgatttaGAGTCTATGTTCAAATTAGATTGGAAATTTGTGTTGGTAGGATTCGTGAGTGGGCTGGTTGTTGGAGTAGCTCTTGGCGACATGGTGATCATAAGGAGGCATGGATGGTTGGTTAAGATGCAATGCAAAAGGAGAAGGCGAAGGAGATATCAAAGAAATTTGCTGTTGTTGTAA